A single genomic interval of Zunongwangia sp. HGR-M22 harbors:
- a CDS encoding amidohydrolase family protein: MKIIDTHIHIWDFEKAKYTWLEGNNSPLNRTYAIEELEGERLKTNVEYGILVQAANNFEDTDWMLNVANRTSWIKGVVGWLPLLDPEYSKAILQNKYQKNLYFKGVRHLIHDEKDARWLLQPKVLKSLQVLAKHQIPFDVVGVLPEHIETALEVCRQVPELKMVFDHLNQPPIKENLKFGSWGDLMKKAAQNQNFYMKISGLGTTSGKPEKWRKDDISDYIKFILDHFGSYRCFLGGDWPVSLLSGSYSYTWRQYEETLQDLLSEEERRAVYYDNANTFYNLNLEDL, from the coding sequence ATGAAGATTATTGATACCCATATTCATATTTGGGATTTTGAAAAAGCAAAATACACGTGGTTAGAAGGAAATAATTCTCCTTTAAATCGCACCTATGCTATTGAAGAACTTGAAGGCGAAAGACTCAAAACTAATGTGGAATATGGGATATTGGTGCAGGCGGCTAACAATTTTGAAGATACAGATTGGATGCTGAATGTGGCAAACCGAACCTCCTGGATAAAAGGTGTGGTTGGTTGGTTACCTTTGTTAGATCCTGAGTATTCCAAAGCAATCTTGCAGAATAAATATCAAAAGAACTTATATTTTAAAGGTGTTAGACACCTCATTCACGATGAAAAGGATGCCAGGTGGTTATTACAGCCAAAGGTATTGAAGTCGTTACAGGTGCTCGCTAAACACCAAATTCCATTTGATGTGGTAGGGGTTTTGCCGGAACACATCGAAACTGCGCTGGAAGTTTGCCGACAGGTGCCGGAACTGAAAATGGTATTCGACCACCTAAATCAACCTCCTATCAAAGAAAATCTGAAATTCGGATCTTGGGGAGATTTGATGAAAAAAGCAGCTCAAAATCAAAACTTCTATATGAAAATTTCAGGTCTGGGAACTACCTCCGGAAAACCTGAAAAATGGCGAAAAGATGATATTTCTGATTATATAAAATTCATTTTAGATCATTTTGGAAGTTATCGTTGTTTTTTAGGCGGTGACTGGCCAGTTTCTTTATTATCAGGCAGTTATTCTTATACCTGGAGACAGTATGAAGAAACGCTTCAGGATTTATTAAGTGAAGAAGAAAGGCGTGCCGTTTATTACGATAACGCAAATACTTTTTATAATTTAAACCTAGAAGATTTATGA
- a CDS encoding glucuronyl esterase domain-containing protein, with protein MRLLFFTIFFTGMFFNLTAQNRKSVELNLLDPLLSENGIKITKIEEWESVRRPEILEMVKKLMYGISPEAPHELKIIVFDQSENALKGKAIRKQVAVYIPGKTDYHLLDLLIYLPKNIKPAPVFLGLNFQGNHAVNSDPKIRLSDKWVWIGAGGSIKNHPTEKSRGAVSSRWPIEMILEKGYGVATVYAGDLDPDYFDDFKNGIHALYPELQNREDNFSTMGAWAWGLSRCMDYFETDEDIDSEKIAVLGFSRMGKAAIWAGAKDQRFGMVISNESGGGGAALSKRKVGEDLARLNNGNKHWFSKKFKEFNLNEEKLPFDQHMVLSLIAPRPVYIASAEGDPGSDPEGEFLSAKLASPIYNLFGIEAFTTTQFPEINQPILKKGMGYHIRSGTHDITKYDWEQFLKFADLNWK; from the coding sequence ATGAGATTACTCTTCTTTACGATATTTTTCACCGGAATGTTTTTCAACCTAACTGCGCAGAATAGAAAGTCTGTCGAATTAAATTTACTAGACCCGCTACTATCAGAAAACGGTATTAAAATCACCAAAATTGAAGAATGGGAAAGTGTACGCCGGCCAGAAATTCTAGAAATGGTCAAAAAGTTAATGTATGGAATTTCCCCTGAAGCTCCTCACGAACTCAAAATTATAGTTTTTGATCAATCAGAAAATGCTTTAAAGGGAAAAGCGATTCGGAAGCAAGTGGCTGTATATATACCAGGGAAAACCGATTACCATTTACTAGATTTATTGATTTATCTACCTAAAAACATTAAACCCGCACCGGTATTTTTAGGATTAAATTTTCAGGGAAATCATGCAGTTAATTCAGATCCCAAAATTCGTTTATCAGACAAGTGGGTTTGGATAGGAGCAGGGGGCTCAATTAAAAATCATCCAACCGAAAAATCTCGTGGTGCAGTTTCGAGTCGCTGGCCGATAGAAATGATTTTGGAAAAAGGTTATGGTGTAGCTACGGTTTATGCGGGCGATCTTGATCCGGATTATTTTGATGATTTTAAAAACGGAATACATGCTTTATATCCAGAATTGCAAAATAGAGAAGATAATTTTAGCACTATGGGTGCCTGGGCTTGGGGATTGAGTCGTTGTATGGATTATTTTGAAACTGACGAAGATATTGATTCTGAAAAAATAGCCGTTTTAGGATTTTCTAGGATGGGAAAAGCAGCTATTTGGGCTGGAGCCAAAGATCAACGCTTTGGAATGGTTATCAGTAATGAATCCGGCGGAGGCGGAGCTGCACTTTCTAAACGCAAAGTGGGAGAAGATCTAGCTCGTTTGAATAATGGCAATAAGCATTGGTTTAGTAAAAAGTTTAAAGAGTTTAATCTAAATGAAGAAAAATTACCTTTTGATCAGCATATGGTGCTTTCTCTTATAGCGCCAAGACCAGTTTATATTGCTAGTGCTGAAGGCGATCCCGGATCAGATCCAGAAGGCGAATTTCTTTCGGCAAAATTAGCTTCTCCGATATATAATCTTTTTGGAATAGAAGCTTTTACAACTACGCAATTTCCGGAAATAAATCAACCCATACTTAAAAAAGGAATGGGATACCATATTCGATCGGGAACACATGATATTACTAAATACGACTGGGAACAATTCTTAAAATTTGCTGATTTGAACTGGAAATAG
- a CDS encoding CaiB/BaiF CoA transferase family protein — MKNKSNNKPLKGILVLEFCQYLSGPSAGLRLADLGARVIKIENPGKGDLCRVLPIKDQWVDDNSLLFHTINRNKESYTANLKSEEELAEIRRLIGKADVMIHNFRPGVMEKLGLDFKKVQKYNAELVYAEISGYGKEGPWAKKPGQDLLLQAMSGLMYASGDQDDAPTPFGLAIGDILCGAQVVQAILAALVYRKRKHKAVKIEVSLLESLIDFQFELFTTYFASGKLPERSKVNNAHALLGAPYGIYKTKDGHIALAMIPLKDLKDVLNSESLNGFDQSMIFSNRDEIKAVLVDMLKEKPSAYWIEKLQTNCLWAAQLKNWNELKNSASYDLLQLEQEIKVSEEKGFKTNRCPIRIDGEIMWGAVPAPQLGRNSENIKEEFNLKAAHL; from the coding sequence ATGAAAAATAAATCCAATAATAAACCTTTAAAAGGAATTTTGGTCCTGGAATTTTGCCAGTATCTTTCCGGACCTTCAGCTGGTCTCCGGCTTGCTGATCTTGGTGCAAGAGTGATTAAAATTGAAAATCCTGGCAAAGGTGATTTATGTCGAGTTTTGCCTATAAAAGATCAATGGGTGGATGATAATTCACTCCTCTTTCATACTATAAATCGAAATAAAGAAAGTTACACGGCCAACTTAAAATCTGAAGAAGAACTTGCTGAGATCAGGAGATTGATCGGAAAAGCAGATGTAATGATTCACAATTTTCGACCTGGTGTGATGGAAAAACTAGGACTGGATTTTAAGAAGGTTCAAAAATACAATGCTGAACTGGTTTATGCTGAAATAAGCGGCTACGGAAAAGAAGGGCCTTGGGCTAAAAAACCAGGTCAGGATTTGCTTTTGCAAGCTATGAGCGGTTTAATGTATGCCAGTGGTGATCAAGATGATGCTCCAACGCCTTTTGGTCTGGCAATTGGAGATATTCTTTGTGGCGCCCAAGTGGTACAGGCAATTCTGGCAGCTTTAGTTTATCGAAAACGTAAGCACAAAGCGGTCAAAATTGAAGTCAGTTTACTGGAGTCGCTTATTGATTTTCAGTTTGAACTATTCACCACATATTTTGCCAGCGGTAAACTTCCGGAGCGTTCCAAAGTGAACAATGCTCACGCTTTGCTGGGAGCTCCTTATGGAATTTATAAAACCAAAGATGGGCATATTGCGCTGGCCATGATTCCGCTGAAAGATCTGAAAGACGTATTGAATTCTGAAAGCTTGAATGGTTTTGATCAATCCATGATTTTTTCAAACAGAGATGAGATCAAAGCGGTTCTTGTTGATATGCTGAAAGAAAAACCTTCAGCATACTGGATAGAAAAGTTACAGACCAACTGTTTATGGGCTGCCCAGTTGAAAAACTGGAATGAACTGAAAAATTCGGCTAGCTACGACCTTTTACAACTCGAACAGGAAATAAAAGTTTCCGAAGAAAAAGGTTTTAAAACTAATCGTTGTCCTATAAGAATTGACGGGGAAATTATGTGGGGAGCCGTACCCGCGCCGCAGCTTGGTCGAAATTCTGAAAATATTAAAGAGGAGTTCAATTTAAAGGCAGCGCATTTATGA
- a CDS encoding L-rhamnose/proton symporter RhaT — MSVIGGVAFHAIGAAFAALCYTPQKKLVNWSWQSYWLAQAFVCWFLLPLIVAWITIPELIQVLHEAPSDAMWKAFTLGAAYGVGGTAFGLAIRYIGFSLTYAISIGISCVIGTLLPPLVKGELGEVLSQSGSFWIILGMLLGVIGIALCGVAGRFKEIDISGYSGSIDTTFSVKKGLPLCILAGILSALYGFAIDQGQPIADIALEHGAGNFQTNVVYIFSNTGAFITTSIYCIFLHNKEKTWVEYHILQSKSLRLNFVLATFTGMMWYSQFFFYGLGHVRMGAYKFTSWAIHMIMLVLFSMVAGLVLKEWIHAKRRTIFSLVMAIIILLLAVFSLTMGNSIST, encoded by the coding sequence ATGAGTGTAATTGGAGGAGTGGCATTTCATGCTATTGGAGCTGCTTTTGCAGCTTTATGCTATACACCGCAAAAGAAATTGGTCAACTGGTCGTGGCAAAGCTACTGGCTTGCTCAGGCATTTGTTTGCTGGTTTTTACTTCCGTTAATCGTAGCATGGATAACCATTCCTGAATTAATACAGGTTTTACACGAAGCGCCTTCAGATGCGATGTGGAAAGCATTTACACTTGGAGCAGCATATGGTGTGGGAGGAACTGCTTTTGGACTGGCGATACGATATATTGGTTTTTCACTTACTTACGCCATTTCCATAGGAATTTCCTGTGTCATAGGTACGTTGTTACCACCCTTAGTGAAAGGAGAATTAGGTGAAGTTTTGTCTCAATCAGGTTCATTTTGGATTATTTTAGGGATGTTATTAGGAGTGATAGGAATTGCACTTTGTGGAGTAGCAGGAAGGTTTAAAGAAATTGATATATCTGGATATTCGGGTAGTATTGATACCACATTTTCAGTAAAAAAAGGACTTCCTTTATGTATTCTTGCCGGAATATTATCTGCTTTATATGGCTTCGCGATAGATCAAGGACAACCTATTGCTGATATTGCTTTAGAACACGGTGCTGGAAATTTTCAAACCAATGTGGTTTATATTTTTTCAAATACCGGAGCATTTATAACCACTTCGATTTATTGCATTTTTCTACATAATAAAGAAAAAACTTGGGTAGAATATCATATTTTACAAAGCAAGTCTCTTCGATTAAATTTTGTCCTAGCGACGTTTACTGGGATGATGTGGTATTCCCAATTCTTTTTCTATGGACTGGGACATGTAAGAATGGGAGCCTATAAATTTACAAGTTGGGCAATACATATGATTATGCTGGTATTATTCAGTATGGTAGCAGGTTTGGTACTAAAAGAATGGATTCATGCCAAACGAAGAACAATTTTTTCACTTGTGATGGCTATAATTATATTGCTTTTAGCTGTATTTTCATTAACCATGGGTAATTCAATTTCAACCTAA
- a CDS encoding alpha-L-rhamnosidase-related protein, protein MKSLKYSFIKIAVLLIISLCSCNIAISQEENMRESSATWIWYPGDFEIWLSNKMQVRRTEREAVFPPLWGYYSPFPLVTFQTEVDLPEADEVSIYSEGSFQLLIDGEQIYGQPKSLTIEAGKHTISLKVYNQEFLPSIYIRGKYINSDESWIVTNEDKLWIDEEGKAQQSGTPWKSVGYWKFNSPNENPSDFRLETEPWNAKKREKVGNGELVDFGKETFGYIKVHGLKGEGQLSLYYGESREEAMDSARCETLDYIQFDGNQPSEYTHDESKAFRYVQLQADASIEYDSISMLYEYLPLDYRGEFNSSDELLNEIWDVSAYTMHLTSREFFIDGIKRDRWIWSGDAYQSYLMNYYLFFDNNSVERTLLALRGKEPVTAHINTIMDYSLYWFVGIYDYYLYTGDTSFIEQFYPRMKSLMEFVLGRRNKSGFLEPLEGDWVFIDWADGLPKTGEVSFEQMLLARSLEAMARSAEIAGENNDQKRYKSLAEEMQKKLFDVFWDEKNQVMKHQRVNGEMQNIVTRYANMFGIFFNYFNEEQKQSVKEKVLLNDDILLITTPYMRFYELEALCAIGEQEYVLDEIRDYWGGMLDLGATSFWEKYDPSDEGEQHLSMYGRPYGKSLCHAWGASPIYLFGKYYLGVKPTAPGYAQYEIRPNLGGLDWMEGKVPTPNGEIEIFASKKEIRLTGVKGEGNLIFKSKSKPKSSETIKSLGNDEYEMIINPGKEYKISYKAI, encoded by the coding sequence ATGAAATCATTGAAATACTCCTTTATAAAAATTGCCGTACTTCTAATAATATCCCTTTGTAGTTGTAATATCGCCATTTCCCAGGAAGAGAATATGAGGGAAAGCAGTGCAACCTGGATTTGGTATCCTGGCGATTTCGAAATTTGGCTTAGCAATAAGATGCAAGTACGTCGTACAGAGCGAGAAGCGGTATTTCCGCCATTATGGGGCTATTACAGTCCGTTTCCATTGGTTACTTTTCAGACGGAAGTCGACTTGCCGGAAGCAGATGAGGTTAGTATTTATTCAGAAGGTTCTTTTCAGTTACTGATTGACGGTGAACAAATTTATGGTCAGCCAAAATCTCTCACAATAGAAGCAGGGAAACACACTATCTCGCTTAAAGTTTATAATCAGGAATTTTTACCGTCTATTTATATACGGGGAAAATATATTAATTCAGATGAATCCTGGATCGTTACCAACGAAGATAAGTTATGGATTGATGAAGAAGGAAAAGCGCAACAGTCGGGTACACCCTGGAAATCAGTGGGTTACTGGAAATTTAATTCGCCTAATGAAAATCCTTCAGACTTCAGGCTGGAAACCGAACCCTGGAATGCAAAAAAAAGAGAGAAAGTAGGAAATGGGGAATTAGTCGATTTTGGTAAGGAAACTTTTGGTTATATAAAAGTTCATGGCTTGAAGGGAGAAGGACAGCTTTCTTTGTATTATGGCGAATCCCGTGAAGAAGCGATGGATTCTGCCAGGTGTGAAACACTGGATTATATTCAGTTTGATGGCAATCAACCTTCAGAATATACACATGACGAATCTAAAGCATTTCGTTACGTCCAGTTACAGGCAGATGCCTCTATTGAATACGACTCTATTTCGATGTTGTACGAATACCTTCCACTGGATTATCGCGGGGAATTTAATTCTTCAGATGAATTGCTGAATGAAATCTGGGATGTTTCAGCCTATACAATGCACCTTACCTCCCGAGAATTTTTTATAGATGGAATAAAAAGGGATCGTTGGATTTGGTCTGGCGACGCTTACCAGAGTTATTTGATGAACTACTACCTTTTCTTCGATAATAATTCCGTAGAAAGAACGCTGCTTGCGTTAAGAGGAAAAGAACCGGTAACTGCGCATATCAATACCATTATGGATTATTCGCTGTATTGGTTTGTGGGAATATATGATTACTATCTCTATACTGGTGATACAAGTTTTATTGAACAGTTCTATCCAAGAATGAAAAGTCTTATGGAATTTGTTTTAGGAAGGCGTAATAAATCCGGATTCCTGGAGCCTTTAGAGGGTGACTGGGTTTTTATCGATTGGGCCGATGGCTTACCGAAGACAGGTGAAGTAAGTTTTGAACAAATGCTCCTGGCTAGAAGTCTGGAGGCTATGGCAAGAAGTGCAGAAATTGCCGGTGAAAATAACGACCAAAAGAGATATAAAAGTTTAGCTGAAGAAATGCAAAAAAAACTGTTCGATGTTTTTTGGGATGAAAAAAACCAGGTCATGAAGCACCAGAGAGTTAATGGTGAAATGCAGAATATTGTAACCCGTTATGCAAATATGTTCGGGATTTTCTTCAATTATTTCAATGAAGAACAGAAGCAAAGCGTAAAAGAGAAGGTTTTGTTGAACGATGATATTCTACTGATTACTACGCCTTATATGCGTTTTTACGAATTAGAGGCTCTTTGCGCTATTGGGGAGCAGGAATATGTTCTTGATGAAATTCGGGATTATTGGGGCGGAATGCTGGATTTAGGCGCCACTTCATTCTGGGAAAAATATGATCCTTCAGATGAAGGAGAACAGCATTTATCGATGTACGGACGGCCTTACGGGAAAAGCTTGTGCCATGCCTGGGGAGCTAGTCCTATTTATCTGTTCGGTAAATATTATTTAGGGGTCAAGCCAACTGCTCCAGGTTACGCGCAATATGAAATTAGGCCAAATCTTGGCGGACTCGATTGGATGGAAGGGAAAGTACCAACACCTAATGGCGAAATCGAAATATTTGCCAGTAAGAAAGAAATACGATTAACCGGAGTTAAAGGAGAAGGAAATTTAATTTTCAAAAGTAAATCGAAACCCAAGAGTTCAGAAACAATCAAAAGTCTGGGAAATGATGAATATGAAATGATCATCAATCCTGGAAAGGAATATAAAATCAGCTATAAAGCTATCTAG
- a CDS encoding Gfo/Idh/MocA family protein translates to MRDQTGIIIIGAGAVVKDAHLPAYQIADYNVIGIFDMDLEKAKNLAELFKIPNVFKSLDEAIRYSNSTTVYDVAVPGKEVFNVLEQIPKDSVILIQKPMGENLKTAQEILNLCRDKQIKAGVNFQLRYAPFISKARDFIIEGKLGEIHDIEINVNVFTPWHLWDFLKNIPRMEILYHSIHYIDLVRSFLGNPMKVYAKSIKHPECKNLAQVRSNIIMDYGDFIRANILTNHNHGYSQKYQRSFIKIEGTKGAIRIEIGVLKDYPKGRDDKFEYILYDENEDWQEEKINGTWFPHAFIGSMQELFKARKNNNYIPNNSVEDCIHTMAAVEAAYISNQKGGVDPSSLEE, encoded by the coding sequence ATGAGAGATCAAACTGGGATAATCATAATAGGAGCAGGTGCCGTTGTTAAAGATGCCCATTTACCCGCTTATCAAATTGCTGATTACAATGTGATTGGCATATTTGATATGGATCTAGAGAAGGCTAAAAATCTTGCAGAACTTTTTAAAATACCTAATGTATTTAAATCCCTCGATGAGGCTATACGATACAGTAATAGTACCACAGTCTATGACGTCGCTGTTCCTGGTAAAGAAGTTTTTAATGTTTTAGAACAAATACCTAAAGATTCAGTAATACTTATCCAAAAGCCAATGGGTGAAAACTTGAAAACAGCGCAGGAAATTTTAAACCTATGTCGTGATAAACAAATAAAGGCAGGCGTTAATTTTCAATTACGCTATGCTCCTTTTATTAGTAAAGCCAGAGATTTTATCATTGAAGGTAAGCTTGGAGAAATACATGATATAGAGATAAATGTAAATGTTTTTACACCATGGCATTTATGGGATTTTTTGAAAAATATTCCCAGAATGGAAATTCTTTATCATAGCATTCATTATATAGATCTTGTTCGATCCTTTCTTGGAAATCCCATGAAGGTTTATGCTAAATCTATCAAGCATCCTGAATGTAAAAATCTTGCACAGGTGCGATCTAATATTATTATGGACTACGGTGATTTTATAAGAGCTAATATTCTTACCAATCATAATCATGGGTATTCTCAAAAATATCAGCGTTCTTTTATAAAAATTGAGGGAACCAAGGGGGCAATTCGAATTGAAATTGGAGTCTTAAAGGATTATCCAAAAGGCAGGGATGATAAATTTGAATATATTTTATATGATGAAAACGAGGACTGGCAAGAAGAAAAAATCAATGGTACTTGGTTTCCGCATGCATTTATAGGTTCTATGCAAGAACTATTTAAGGCGCGCAAGAACAACAATTATATTCCCAATAATAGTGTGGAAGATTGTATTCATACCATGGCTGCGGTTGAAGCGGCTTACATTTCAAATCAGAAGGGTGGGGTTGATCCATCTTCATTAGAAGAATAA
- a CDS encoding MaoC family dehydratase, with protein MFIQKYYEEFEIGEERTTIGRTITETDIVMHAGQTGDFFPHHMDKEWCRTQAFKKRIAHGTLIFSVAIGMTANVINEVAMTYGYERLRFTNPVFIEDTIRVKISISDKKDHKKPQYGIVTEKVEVFNQNDELVMLCEHLLLTEKKEG; from the coding sequence ATGTTTATACAGAAGTACTACGAAGAATTTGAAATCGGTGAAGAGCGAACCACCATTGGCCGCACCATAACCGAAACCGATATTGTGATGCATGCCGGACAAACAGGCGATTTTTTCCCGCATCACATGGATAAAGAATGGTGTAGAACACAAGCATTCAAAAAGCGAATTGCACACGGCACTTTGATCTTTTCAGTAGCTATCGGCATGACGGCCAATGTGATTAATGAAGTGGCAATGACTTACGGTTATGAACGTTTACGTTTTACCAATCCGGTTTTTATTGAGGATACCATTCGCGTAAAAATTAGTATTTCTGATAAAAAAGATCATAAAAAACCACAATATGGTATTGTGACTGAGAAAGTAGAGGTTTTCAATCAGAATGATGAGCTGGTCATGCTTTGCGAACACTTATTACTAACCGAAAAGAAGGAAGGCTAA
- a CDS encoding CaiB/BaiF CoA transferase family protein yields MKLLEGIRVVDFSQFLSGPSASLRLADFGARVIKIEKKGSGDICRQLYVSEIKVANESTLFHTINRNKESFAADLKVEGDKKQVLELLKNADVLMHNFRPGVMERLGFSYDEVQKINPKIIYASISGYGVEGEWKGLPGQDLLLQSLTGLPYLNGESTKLPTPMGISVVDILAGTHLAQGILAALVKLDNTGKGSLVQVSMLESALDFQFEVFTTFLNDGEELPERSKKNHAHSYVAAPYGIYKTQDGFLALAMGNIPILGELLNCSELGKFPYSKQWFKKRDEIKEVLAAHLKDNTTSYWLNILEAADIWCAKVYNIEELKKEEGYRLLEMEMDVKTSKGEVIKTTRCPIRINGEKLNSVVGAPFLGEHNDSISREFNLKP; encoded by the coding sequence ATGAAATTGCTGGAAGGAATAAGGGTTGTAGATTTTTCACAATTTCTATCGGGTCCATCTGCCAGTCTTCGTTTAGCTGATTTTGGAGCTCGAGTGATTAAGATTGAGAAAAAAGGGAGCGGCGATATTTGTAGGCAGCTTTATGTTTCTGAGATAAAAGTTGCCAATGAATCTACTTTATTTCATACGATTAATCGTAATAAAGAAAGCTTTGCTGCAGATCTGAAGGTTGAGGGAGATAAAAAGCAAGTTTTGGAGTTACTGAAAAATGCTGATGTGTTAATGCATAATTTTAGACCTGGAGTAATGGAAAGACTCGGTTTTTCCTATGATGAGGTTCAGAAAATTAATCCAAAGATCATTTATGCTTCCATTAGCGGATATGGCGTTGAAGGAGAATGGAAAGGACTGCCGGGGCAAGATCTGCTTTTACAATCACTAACCGGTTTACCATATTTAAATGGGGAAAGCACAAAATTGCCCACACCTATGGGAATAAGCGTGGTTGATATTCTTGCTGGAACCCATCTGGCTCAGGGTATTCTCGCAGCATTGGTGAAACTGGATAATACGGGAAAAGGAAGTCTTGTTCAGGTTAGTATGCTGGAGTCTGCACTGGATTTTCAGTTTGAAGTTTTTACCACCTTTTTGAATGACGGCGAAGAATTACCAGAAAGAAGCAAAAAGAATCATGCACATTCTTATGTGGCAGCACCTTATGGAATATATAAAACTCAAGACGGATTCTTAGCTCTTGCCATGGGAAATATTCCAATACTGGGAGAACTTCTAAATTGTTCAGAATTGGGAAAGTTTCCCTATTCAAAGCAGTGGTTTAAGAAGAGAGACGAGATTAAAGAAGTTCTAGCAGCGCATTTAAAAGATAATACCACATCCTACTGGCTCAATATTTTGGAGGCTGCTGATATTTGGTGTGCAAAAGTTTACAATATAGAAGAATTAAAAAAAGAGGAAGGATACAGATTGCTGGAAATGGAAATGGATGTGAAAACCAGCAAAGGTGAAGTGATAAAGACAACACGCTGCCCGATTAGAATTAACGGTGAAAAACTAAATTCTGTTGTTGGAGCTCCATTTCTGGGAGAGCACAATGATTCGATTTCGAGAGAATTCAATTTAAAGCCTTAG
- a CDS encoding ABC transporter substrate-binding protein, translated as MDDSPKVLKGITWGHTRGLVPLQACAQRFRELYPNVHIEWRQRTLQEFADYPIEELTKSYDLLVIDHPWVGCAAATRCVLPLEEHLPKEFLENQQQNQVGSSHDSYYFGEHQWALAIDAAAPVPSFRKDLLKENNVEIPQTWEEVMELAKKGKVAAPAIPIDLLMNFYMFCQAHGEVPFKAEDIIVSEQVAYEAMSTMQDFYSLLDKKMFQANPIKVAEMMTSGNDFWYCPFAYGYSNYTHRGYAKYQLHYGDLVSFKGKKLRSTLGGTGLSVSEFSGHKKEALKFAEMIASERYQSTEFVLHGGQPGHRKAWLDKTNNAISNNCFQDSLKSLDNSYLRPRYNGYLHFQDHAGDPLQQFLKGEKRMLDAFSEMNSIYKESLKTKNEK; from the coding sequence ATGGATGATTCTCCAAAAGTATTGAAAGGAATAACCTGGGGTCATACCCGCGGACTCGTTCCATTGCAAGCCTGCGCGCAGCGTTTCAGAGAACTATATCCCAATGTTCATATCGAATGGCGCCAGCGAACACTGCAGGAATTTGCAGATTATCCTATTGAAGAACTTACAAAAAGTTACGATTTGCTAGTGATCGATCATCCCTGGGTTGGATGTGCCGCAGCTACCCGCTGCGTGTTACCATTAGAAGAACATTTGCCAAAAGAATTTTTAGAAAATCAGCAGCAAAATCAGGTAGGTAGCTCACATGACAGTTATTATTTTGGCGAGCACCAGTGGGCGCTGGCTATCGATGCCGCTGCTCCCGTCCCTAGTTTCAGAAAAGATTTGCTTAAGGAAAATAATGTTGAGATTCCTCAAACTTGGGAGGAGGTTATGGAATTGGCGAAAAAGGGTAAAGTAGCCGCCCCTGCAATTCCCATAGATCTTCTAATGAATTTCTATATGTTTTGTCAGGCTCATGGTGAAGTACCATTTAAAGCTGAAGATATTATCGTAAGTGAACAGGTGGCCTATGAAGCCATGAGCACGATGCAGGATTTTTACAGTCTGCTGGATAAAAAAATGTTTCAGGCGAATCCAATTAAAGTAGCCGAAATGATGACCTCAGGAAACGATTTCTGGTATTGCCCTTTTGCATATGGATATTCAAATTATACACACAGGGGTTATGCGAAATATCAACTACATTATGGTGACCTTGTAAGTTTTAAAGGAAAAAAGTTAAGAAGTACATTAGGAGGAACCGGTTTATCGGTTTCCGAATTCAGCGGGCATAAAAAGGAAGCTTTGAAATTTGCTGAAATGATAGCTTCAGAAAGATACCAGTCCACTGAATTTGTATTACATGGCGGCCAGCCTGGTCATCGGAAAGCCTGGCTTGATAAAACCAATAATGCCATCAGTAATAATTGTTTTCAAGACTCCTTGAAATCTTTGGATAATTCCTATTTGCGGCCAAGATATAACGGGTATTTACATTTTCAAGATCATGCTGGTGATCCTTTACAGCAATTTTTGAAAGGAGAGAAAAGGATGTTGGATGCCTTTAGTGAAATGAATAGTATTTATAAGGAAAGCCTGAAAACGAAAAATGAAAAATAA